A single genomic interval of Prunus dulcis chromosome 5, ALMONDv2, whole genome shotgun sequence harbors:
- the LOC117628781 gene encoding BTB/POZ domain-containing protein At3g05675-like, which yields MDTALQTKPCRFGDKNTSDIVICLKNREGIPKRFYSHSSVLINKSKYFANRLSHPGSNNCIDIYCSEVNYDHHVNLLRLLDLPTDSILDSFDSVKSAVGILQLAVFFQCEEIACCCIQYLEAVPWEDKEEELILKAVSKLGPKAMPILARIQPVDLAATKDVFISAVRIATSIAGPCPPFGNELKTSAQEQVEFMLGEDEDAPLVTADEEVKSVLRMGLSQIYSSFEKELSSLLLEPDLVSERAEEKILHSLCDLEWMCNILGKMDLMKDFVSNWAESSSNVLGVVENNKLDSFMWGLKIKLIEITAKVLEAVGYGNVILPTPIRLTLLKTWLPYIRKMKPLLDSKGSQETGFPYKMSEDLCQSIEGAMVTLVLALPSNDQADILADWMGAEQVRYPDLSEAFEVWCFRTKSAKRRLVEGLDGAGNATVSL from the coding sequence ATGGACACAGCTTTACAGACCAAGCCTTGTAGATTTGGTGATAAGAATACTAGTGACATTGTTATATGCTTGAAGAATAGAGAAGGGATACCGAAACGGTTCTACAGCCATTCCTCTGTTCTCATAAATAAGAGCAAGTACTTTGCCAATAGGCTTTCTCATCCAGGCTCTAATAATTGCATTGATATTTATTGCTCAGAGGTTAACTATGATCACCATGTCAACCTGTTGAGGCTTCTGGATCTTCCAACAGACTCAATTTTGGACTCATTCGACTCTGTGAAATCTGCCGTTGGTATTCTTCAGTTAGCCGTTTTTTTCCAGTGTGAAGAGATTGCATGCTGCTGCATCCAGTACTTGGAGGCTGTTCCTTGGGAGGACAAAGAAGAGGAACTTATCCTAAAAGCAGTTTCCAAATTGGGTCCAAAAGCTATGCCCATATTAGCTAGGATCCAACCTGTTGATTTAGCTGCCACCAAAGATGTTTTTATCTCAGCAGTTCGCATCGCCACATCCATTGCGGGACCATGTCCTCCATTTGGCAACGAGCTTAAAACGTCTGCTCAGGAACAAGTTGAATTCATGTTAGGAGAAGATGAGGATGCACCGTTGGTCACAGCCGATGAGGAAGTAAAATCAGTGTTGAGAATGGGCCTATCCCAGATTTATTCATCATTTGAAAAGGAATTGTCTTCCCTGCTTTTGGAGCCTGACCTTGTGTCCGAGAGAGCAGAGGAGAAAATATTGCACAGCTTATGTGACCTTGAATGGATGTGTAACATACTGGGGAAGATGGATTTAATGAAGGATTTTGTCTCCAACTGGGCTGAAAGCTCCAGTAATGTTTTAGGGGTAGTTGAGAATAATAAACTTGATTCTTTTATGTGGGGTTTGAAAATAAAGCTCATAGAAATTACTGCTAAAGTCCTGGAAGCAGTTGGCTATGGCAATGTGATTCTTCCAACTCCAATCCGGTTGACATTACTAAAGACATGGCTTCCTTACATAAGGAAGATGAAGCCCCTTCTGGATTCAAAGGGCAGTCAGGAGACAGGTTTTCCATACAAGATGAGTGAAGACTTGTGCCAGAGCATAGAAGGGGCCATGGTGACCTTGGTACTGGCATTGCCGTCGAACGATCAAGCAGACATTCTGGCAGACTGGATGGGAGCCGAGCAGGTTCGGTATCCCGACTTGAGTGAGGCCTTTGAGGTCTGGTGTTTCAGAACAAAGTCTGCAAAGAGAAGATTAGTGGAGGGCTTGGATGGGGCTGGCAATGCCACTGTTAGCCTCTGA
- the LOC117626938 gene encoding transcription factor bHLH157, with product MGEAGKSSVIRETLESLCVSNGWSYGVFWRFDQRNSMLLTMGDAYYEEHMGAVMDSMLPQVHMLGEGIIGQTAFTGKHRWMHSDAPSGEWSSCNSLESQDMFQDDSELRCQFSSGIKTIATISVEPRGVIQFGSTKKIMERSEVLDETRRLFWEMESLDGLIPLENVPSCLNNGTNDLNELFASLISSGNSYNGDVTWTLGDKFKELRGNDTSAMNVHSTSSDDIGSADKTPWFSTWSTESSYLTSFDPQLTSEIRVQDSHESCRNTAQNIQMESTFTSLADLAKPIQGSCGYQMDNQHSLHGFPVEFNPTDFTTNISKFCQVDDLSQWFAASPEQNINGMATTLNDDLSQVMESTSGSSGLVKGDRFIDAPIEHPDNSMHSSITNPFNAGGHENSVFIQNAENGLFDGLGPDFGCDQVGECWEDIMVPAASGGYLNTGTALTKCFSEPEVGSMTAPRKGLFSELGLEELLTGISTTTSSVFKSSLEDLSSTTRKRKSECSSVNSNQVQFARLAGSSGSMHSTEPLYNLDKTNSLVPKKDFFPKSQVGLWIDDSYSVNARSAAQDKQQQAEEHTKTTRKRARPGESTRPRPKDRQQIQDRMKELRGIIPSGGKCSIDSLLDRTIKYMLFLQSVTKYADKLKQAHEPKLIGKENGVVLKDNNNRSAGNTWALAVEGQTVVCPIIVEDLSPPGQMLIEMLCEEQGFFLEIADIIRGFGLNILKGVMESREDKIWARFIVEANRHVTRIDVFWSLLRLLQQTTNNVVDPTNLPTNIVDSGVPILDSCQQQSLPPPISLS from the exons ATGGGTGAAGCTGGGAAAAGTTCTGTGATTAGAGAGACACTTGAGAGTCTTTGTGTTAGTAATGGGTGGTCTTATGGGGTTTTCTGGCGCTTTGATCAGAGAAATTccat GTTGTTGACCATGGGAGATGCATATTATGAAGAGCACATGGGAGCAGTGATGGACAGTATGCTTCCGCAGGTCCACATGCTTGGAGAAGG TATTATTGGGCAAACGGCTTTCACGGGGAAGCACCGGTGGATGCATTCAGATGCTCCTAGCGGAGAATGGAGTTCATGCAATTCTCTTGAAAGTCAAGATATGTTCCAG GATGATTCTGAGCTCAGGTGCCAATTTTCTTCTGGTATAAAG ACAATTGCGACAATCTCTGTTGAACCACGAGGAGTAATTCAGTTCGGATCCACCAAAAAG ATTATGGAGCGGTCTGAAGTTTTGGATGAAACAAGAAGGTTGTTCTGGGAGATGGAAAGTCTTGATGGGCTTATTCCTTTGGAAAATGTTCCATCATGTTTGAACAATGGTACTAATGATCTAAATGAGTTGTTTGCTTCCTTAATTTCATCTGGGAATTCCTATAATGGAGATGTCACCTGGACCCTTGGTGATAAATTTAAAGAGCTCCGAGGAAACGATACTTCTGCAATGAATGTACATTCTACATCATCTGATGACATTGGCTCAGCTGATAAAACCCCTTGGTTTAGCACATGGAGTACTGAGTCTTCTTATTTGACTTCATTCGACCCGCAGTTGACATCTGAAATTAGGGTTCAGGATTCTCATGAATCTTGCAGAAATACAGCACAGAATATTCAGATGGAATCAACATTCACTTCATTGGCTGACTTAGCGAAGCCTATTCAAGGCAGCTGTGGATATCAGATGGATAACCAGCATTCTCTGCATGGTTTCCCAGTGGAGTTTAACCCAACTGATTTTACTACAAATATCTCTAAATTCTGCCAGGTGGATGATCTTTCCCAGTGGTTTGCTGCTTCACCAGAACAGAACATCAATGGAATGGCAACCACACTGAATGATGACCTCTCACAAGTAATGGAAAGTACTTCGGGGTCATCTGGTCTGGTTAAAGGTGATAGGTTCATTGATGCTCCAATCGAACATCCAGATAATTCCATGCACAGTTCCATTACAAATCCTTTCAATGCTGGTGGACATGAGAATTCTGTATTCATTCAGAACGCTGAAAATGGTTTGTTTGATGGTTTGGGACCAGATTTTGGTTGCGATCAAGTGGGGGAATGTTGGGAAGATATTATGGTGCCGGCAGCCAGTGGTGGCTACTTGAACACTGGTACTGCTTTGACCAAATGCTTCTCAGAGCCAGAAGTTGGTTCCATGACAGCTCCTCGGAAAGGGTTGTTCTCGGAATTAGGACTGGAAGAGCTTTTAACTGGTATAAGTACTACTACAAGCTCCGTGTTTAAAAGCAGTCTAGAGGACCTTTCATCCACCACCCGAAAAAGGAAATCAGAATGTTCATCTGTGAACAGTAACCAGGTTCAGTTTGCAAGGCTTGCTGGCTCTAGTGGGAGCATGCATTCAACGGAGCCTTTGTATAACCTGGACAAGACAAACAGTCTTGTACCAAAGAAAGATTTTTTCCCAAAATCACAGGTCGGTTTATGGATTGATGATAGCTATAGTGTCAACGCTAGAAGTGCTGCACAAGATAAACAACAGCAGGCTGAGGAACACACAAAGACCACCAGGAAAAGGGCAAGGCCTGGGGAGAGTACTCGACCAAGGCCCAAGGATCGTCAGCAGATCCAAGACCGTATGAAAGAGTTGAGAGGGATCATCCCCAGTGGTGGCAAG TGTAGCATAGATTCGTTGTTGGACCGAACCATCAAATACATGCTCTTCTTGCAAAGCGTGACGAAATATGCAGATAAACTTAAACAGGCTCATGAGCCAAAG CTAATTGGCAAGGAGAATGGTGTGGTTCTAAAAGACAACAACAACCGATCTGCTGGTAATACATGGGCATTAGCAGTCGAGGGTCAAACAGTGGTTTGCCCTATAATAGTTGAGGACCTTAGTCCACCTGGCCAAATGCTTATTGAG ATGCTTTGTGAGGAACAAGGTTTCTTCCTTGAGATAGCAGACATAATCCGGGGCTTTGggttaaatattttgaagggGGTGATGGAAAGTCGAGAGGATAAGATATGGGCACGATTTATTGTTGAG GCAAATAGGCATGTAACAAGGATAGATGTATTCTGGTCCCTTCTCCGTCTTCTTCAGCAAACAACAAACAATGTGGTTGATCCAACCAATCTGCCGACTAATATCGTAGATAGCGGAGTTCCTATATTGGATAGTTGTCAACAACAAAGTTTACCTCCTCCCATCAGCTTGTCATGA
- the LOC117629360 gene encoding aluminum-activated malate transporter 10-like, which yields MAQEKEVASGREWRITMADGSSEALAPDAGFAKIAWLALKGLIGGLVLKVWKFLKKAWDLGHNEPRKVIHCLKVGMALTVVSLFYYMRPLYEGVGGNAMWAVMTVVVVFENNVGATLCKSINRICGTFLAGFLAIGIHWIANRSGEEFEPFITGISVFLLASAATFSRFIPSVKIRFDYGIMIFILTFSLVSVSGYRVDKLMDMAGQRLTTIIIGTSLCIIITVVICPIWAGEELYMLITRNMDKLAGSLDGCVAEYFNDSGGLADSDKESDKKVLGYKCVLSSKGTEEAMANFARWEPAHGRFNFRHPWKQYLKIGASMRDCAYCIEALNGCVNSENEAPEFTKKHISNIAIKVSSDSSMVIKELAKIMKTMKKSSTIDFLVGEMNNAVLELQEDLKSLPALFIPQPLQEAECPENKSTEQDPKKAVPLMEIIPLVTLASLLIEIVSRIEGMVSAVEELAGLAEFKSVNDRKTNQNQTTNKVVPDHQGALQRV from the exons ATGGCTCAGGAGAAGGAAGTGGCCAGTGGAAGGGAGTGGAGGATAACAATGGCAGATGGGTCATCTGAAGCATTGGCTCCTGATGCAGGGTTTGCCAAAATAGCCTGGCTTGCTTTGAAGGGTCTGATTGGAGGGTTGGTTTTGAAAGTGTGGAAGTTCCTGAAGAAAGCTTGGGACTTGGGACATAATGAGCCCAGAAAAGTGATTCATTGCCTGAAGGTAGGGATGGCCCTCACTGTTGTCTCACTTTTTTACTACATGAGGCCACTGTATGAAGGTGTGGGAGGAAATGCCATGTGGGCAGTTATGACAGTTGTGGTTGTTTTTGAAAACAATGTTG GTGCAACTTTATGTAAAAGCATAAACAGAATTTGTGGAACTTTTCTTGCTGGTTTTCTTGCCATAGGCATCCATTGGATTGCAAACCGATCCGGAGAGGAATTTGAGCCTTTCATTACTGGAATTTCAGTTTTCTTATTAG CTTCTGCAGCAACCTTCTCACGATTTATACCATCTGTGAAAATCAGATTCGACTACGGTATTATGATCTTCATCCTCACATTCAGCTTAGTTTCAGTATCCGGTTACCGGGTGGATAAATTAATGGATATGGCCGGTCAAAGACTCACCACCATCATCATTGGGACTTCCTTGTGCATAATCATAACCGTGGTTATTTGCCCTATTTGGGCTGGGGAGGAACTCTATATGCTTATCACTCGCAACATGGACAAACTTGCCGGTTCTTTAGATG GTTGTGTTGCTGAATATTTCAATGATAGTGGAGGCTTAGCTGATAGTGACAAAGAATCTGATAAAAAAGTGCTTGGCTACAAATGTGTTCTAAGTTCAAAGGGAACAGAAGAAGCCATG GCCAATTTTGCAAGATGGGAGCCTGCACATGGCCGCTTCAACTTTAGGCATCCATGGAAACAATACCTCAAAATCGGGGCATCAATGCGTGACTGCGCTTATTGCATCGAGGCCCTCAATGGTTGTGTCAATTCTGAAAACGAG GCCCCTGAGTTCACAAAGAAGCATATCAGCAACATTGCCATAAAAGTAAGCTCTGATTCTTCAATGGTCATAAAAGAGCTTGCAAAGATTATGAAGACAATGAAGAAGTCATCTACAATAGATTTCCTAGTTGGAGAAATGAACAATGCAGTGCTGGAGCTCCAAGAGGACTTAAAATCTCTCCCTGCTTTGTTCATTCCACAGCCACTGCAAGAAGCTGAATGTCCCGAAAACAAGAGCACGGAGCAAGATCCCAAAAAGGCAGTTCCTCTCATGGAAATAATTCCACTTGTAACTTTAGCTTCTTTACTGATTGAAATTGTTTCAAGGATTGAAGGCATGGTCAGTGCAGTTGAAGAACTAGCAGGGTTGGCTGAATTCAAGTCCGTCAACGATAGGAAGACTAATCAAAACCAGACTACTAACAAAGTTGTACCAGATCACCAGGGCGCCCTTCAGAGGGTCTAG
- the LOC117627812 gene encoding zinc finger HIT domain-containing protein 2 has translation MAEPIITSEKPSTTPLLDPPSRIVCHVCQKQFSQYTCPRCNSRYCSLHCYKSHNLRCTESFMRENVEGELGQLGPDDETKQKMLDILKRFHSEEEADAMDDDEAGSTLSEGTIQKVLSGGQVSFDDLSAEEKKLFQKAVVSGELSKMIKPWDPWWLKPSARAITFSKEGTQLIKPLANEEESMSTEDDLESNQASEIPPGPDTPLPPVSKLSSTKPSPTLAVHLVDIIYSYCFTLRLYNGDWLSDTTGSAMVLLSVSSVLGQGGQPETVLEALSYCLEQTCSPAFRQMGGLQFGLGLIDDVITLLTLGTPALLCLLCDLQRMVQAGERELKSEKPRKSRRAEIRSKLKLAERKIYFIMCWVHEQPGEAWSSLAAIVKAEKGSALNYEAAASRPGKVDKKAEPRSKVLIQEIK, from the exons ATGGCGGAGCCTATTATCACCTCTGAAAAACCCTCCACCACGCCTCTTTTGGACCCACCTTCCCGAATCGTCTGCCACGT TTGCCAGAAGCAATTTTCACAATACACATGCCCTCGCTGCAACTCTCGATACTGTTCTCTGCACTGCTACAAG TCTCATAATCTTCGATGCACCGAATCGTTCATGCGGGAAAATGTGGAGGGGGAGCTTGGGCAATTGGGACCGGACGACGAAACTAAACAGAAAATGCTGGACATACTGAAAAGATTTCATTCTGAAGAAGAAGCTGATGCcatggatgatgatgaagctG GTTCTACTCTGTCTGAGGGGACCATTCAAAAAGTGCTTTCTG GAGGTCAAGTTAGTTTTGATGATCTATCTGCAGAAGAGAAGAAACTATTCCAAAAAGCTGTTGTATCCGGTGAACTAAGCAAGATGATTAAGCCTTGGGATCCATGGTGGTTGAAGCCTTCTGCCAGAGCAATAACATTCAGCAAGGAAGGAACACAACTTATCAAACCGCTTGCCAATGAGGAGGAATCAATGTCAACAGAAGATGATCTAGAAAGTAATCAAGCGAGTGAGATTCCACCTGGGCCTGACACCCCGCTGCCTCCAGTCAGCAAGCTTAGTTCTACAAAGCCATCACCAACCTTAGCTGTTCATCTGGTTGACATTATATATAGCTACTGTTTCACACTCCGTCTTTACAATGGAGATTGGCTATCAGACACCACAGGATCAGCCATGGTACTACTGTCAGTGTCCTCTGTATTGGGCCAAGGTGGACAACCAGAGACCGTCCTGGAAGCTCTGTCTTATTGCCTGGAACAAACCTGCTCTCCTGCTTTCAGACAGATGGGTGGCTTGCAATTTGGACTCGGTCTTATAGATGATGTAATAACCCTATTAACGTTAGGAACCCCTGCTTTGTTGTGCTTGCTTTGTGATCTGCAGAGGATGGTTCAGGCTGGGGAGAGGGAACTGAAATCAGAGAAACCACGAAAGTCGAGAAGAGCTGAAATTAGGAGTAAGCTGAAGCTGGCCGAgaggaaaatttatttcatcaTGTGTTGGGTCCATGAGCAACCTGGGGAAGCTTGGTCTTCCTTGGCAGCCATTGTAAAGGCAGAGAAAGGTTCGGCTTTGAATTATGAAGCTGCTGCTTCAAGGCCTGGGAAAGTGGACAAGAAAGCAGAACCAAGAAGCAAGGTTTTGATTCAGGAGATcaagtga
- the LOC117628456 gene encoding plant UBX domain-containing protein 10 has translation MVDVNDKLAYFQAITGLEDPDLCVEILTAHGWDLELAISALTTTTNHTPSPENPASGTTSTVPDGSGGGGLYSVSHRGEPSHPSGPSSNAVAAPGLAWKIITLPISVISGSLGLISGAIGLGLWAAGGVLSYSLGMIGIGSGRDGESSARLVSVSAVANEAMQFVASFERDYGTRRPNFVSEGFMDALQRSRNSFKLMFVYLHSPDHPDTPLFCERTLCSETLVAFINENFVSWGGSIRASEGFKMSNSLKASRYPFCAVVMASTNQRIVLLQQVEGPKSPEEMLAILNRVVEESAPVLVAARLDAEERRNNIRLREEQDAAYRAALEADQARENQRREEQERLEREAAEAERKRLEEEEARERAAREAAEKEAALARMRQEKALSLGSEPEKGPNVTQVVVRFPTGERKERRFDSSAKIQTLYDYVDSLGCLDVENYSLVSNFPRVVYGPEKLLLSLKEAGLHPQASLFLELNS, from the exons ATGGTTGATGTAAACGACAAGTTAGCGTATTTTCAAGCGATCACAGGCCTCGAAGACCCTGATTTGTGCGTGGAGATCCTCACCGCCCATGGCTGGGACCTCGAGCTCGCGATCTCCGCCTTAACCACCACGACGAACCACACACCTTCGCCGGAGAATCCAGCCTCCGGCACCACCTCCACAGTCCCCGACGGCAGTGGCGGCGGTGGTCTATACTCCGTTTCTCATCGCGGAGAACCGTCGCATCCATCTGGACCGTCATCAAATGCTGTCGCAGCACCCGGTTTGGCTTGGAAGATCATCACTCTGCCGATTTCCGTAATTTCTGGTAGTTTAGGGTTGATTTCCGGCGCAATTGGTCTTGGACTGTGGGCCGCGGGCGGAGTGCTCTCCTACTCTCTCGGAATGATTGGAATCGGGTCGGGTCGGGACGGTGAGTCTTCGGCCCGATTGGTGTCGGTGTCGGCGGTGGCGAATGAAGCGATGCAGTTCGTGGCGAGTTTCGAGAGGGATTACGGGACGAGGAGGCCGAATTTCGTAAGCGAAGGGTTTATGGACGCGTTGCAGAGGTCGAGGAACTCGTTCAAGCTGATGTTCGTGTACTTGCACTCGCCGGACCATCCTGATACGCCGTTGTTTTGTGAGAGGACTCTGTGCTCCGAGACCTTGGTGGCGTTTATCAACGAGAATTTCGTGTCGTGGGGAGGGAGCATTCGGGCCAGTGAAGGCTTTAAGATGAGTAATAGCTTGAAGGCCTCAAGATACCCCTTTTGTGCCGTCGTTATGGCCTCCACGAACCAGAGGATCGTGCTGCTTCAACAG GTTGAGGGGCCCAAGTCTCCTGAAGAAATGCTCGCAATATTGAACAGAGTGGTTGAAGAAAGTGCACCTGTTCTTGTTGCAGCAAGGCTTGATGCAGAAGAAAGGAGAAACAACATTCGTTTAAGGGAGGAGCAAGATGCTGCTTATAGAGCAGCACTTGAAGCTGATCAA GCAAGGGAAAACCAGAGGAGGGAAGAGCAAGAACGTCTGGAAAGAGAAGCAGCTGAAGCTGAGAGGAAGcgcttggaagaagaagaggctcGTGAAAGAGCAGCACGTGAAGCTGCGGAGAAAGAGGCTGCACTAGCTAGGATGCGGCAGGAGAAAGCCTTGTCGCTTGGTTCTGAACCTGAAAAAGGACCTAATGTTACACAA GTTGTGGTGAGGTTCCCAACCGGAGAACGGAAGGAAAGGAGGTTCGACAGTAGTGCAAAAATCCAAACTCTCTATGATTATGTTGATTCTTTGGGTTGTTTAGATGTGGAGAATTACAGTCTGGTTTCTAACTTCCCTCGAGTGGTATATGGACCGGAGAAGCTGTTGTTATCCTTGAAAGAAGCCGGGTTGCATCCTCAGGCCAGCCTTTTTCTGGAGCTGAATTCTTAG